In the Sarcophilus harrisii chromosome 1, mSarHar1.11, whole genome shotgun sequence genome, one interval contains:
- the CREB3 gene encoding cyclic AMP-responsive element-binding protein 3, protein MSTMEAFLDPGDKDLLDFLKEEGGDLWGISGEGQEVQQDDGMLSPEVLNEWEAEDFLMSLLSPPTSPSLPNPSSYSFIHTDHTYSLSWNVQASSQDVYIDLDDRSLEDVAEEAKVSFQMEEMTFKHEFPQLILTDEEKRLLTKEGLTLSETLPLTKAEERILKRVRRKIRNKQSAQESRRKKKVYVGGLENRIIACTAQNLELQKKVHLLEKQNLSLLDQLKKFQALVAEMTTKPTSNSTCIVVLLFSFCLLLFPAMYPSEIRGHQPATVMLSRQIRSLPSDNLSLFLEYPAWPTDEKSEVTFNPSADSTTSLAPVNSSSDSFAGTSDEQILMPPDPAHSTLLPSEATKKHSWAPTTPTIILRGRHSNEM, encoded by the exons aTGTCCACCATGGAGGCCTTCCTGGACCCAGGTGACAAAGACCTACTGGATTTCctgaaggaggaagggggagatcTGTGGGGCATATCTGGGGAGGGGCAAGAGGTCCAGCAGGATGATGGGATGCTGTCTCCTGAA GTGCTGAATGAATGGGAGGCAGAAGATTTCCTGATGTCCCTGCTGAGCCCCCCCACCTCACCATCCCTCCCAAATCCTTCTAGCTACAGTTTCATTCACACTGATCACACCTACTCCCTGAGCTGGAACGTACAGGCTTCTTCCCAAGATGTATACATTGATCTAG ATGATAGGAGTCTTGAGGATGTGGCTGAAGAAGCAAAGGTCTCTTTTCAGATGGAAGAAATGACCTTTAAG CATGAATTTCCTCAGTTAATATTGACAGATGAAGAGAAAAGGCTGCTAACAAAAGAGGGATTGACCCTTTCTGAAACTCTCCCCCTTACTAAG GCAGAGGAGAGAATCTTGAAACGAGTTCGGAGGAAGATTCGGAACAAACAATCAGCTCAAGaaagtagaaggaagaagaaagtgtATGTGGGAGGGCTAGAAAATAG GATCATAGCTTGCACAGCCCAGAACCTGGAGTTACAGAAGAAAGTCCACCTCTTGGAGAAGCAGAATTT GTCCCTTTTGGATCAGCTAAAGAAATTCCAGGCTTTGGTAGCTGAGATGACAACTAAACCCACCAGCAATAGCACTTGCATTGTG GTCCTGCTCTTCTCCTTctgcctcctcctctttcctGCCATGTATCCCTCTGAGATTCGGGGCCACCAGCCAGCAACTGTCA TGCTGTCCCGTCAGATCCGGTCTCTTCCCAGTgataatctctctctttttctggaaTATCCTGCTTGGCCGACAGACGAGAAATCAGAGGTTACCTTCAATCCATCAGCAGATTCAACAACCTCTCTAGCCCCAGTAAATTCTTCCTCTGATTCTTTTGCTGGAACAAGTGATGAACAGATTTTGATGCCACCAGACCCAGCCCACTCCACTCTTCTGCCTTCAGAGGCCACCAAGAAGCACAGCTGGGCCCCTACTACACCCACTATCATTCTTCGAGGACGGCACTCCAATGAGATGTGA